GACCACGGCCAGGATGACGTGGTTGAGCTTGGCCGAGCGCTGGCGCCGCCGGGCCCGGCACTCCACGTGCAGGATGAGCGCCAGGCAGGGCAGCACCATGAGCGGGCAGAAGACCAGGAAGAGCAGGATGCCCAGGAAGGCGTCCATGTGCGTGCAGCCCGCCCCGGACGCCTGGCGGCCCAGGAACACGCAGAAGTAGTTGTGGACACAGGTGACCAGCAGCGACAGGGCCCAGAGCAGCGAGCACACCACGGCCGACAGGCGCTTGGGCCGACGGCGCCAATACCAGGTGGGAAAGACGACCGAGAGCAGCGCTCCGAGCTGATGGCTGGCAGGAGGCTGACGCCGGTGAGGACCATGCAGAGCCCCGCGATCCGGGACACGGCGCGGACGTAGTCGGCAAAGGGGCCCAGGAAGCCCCCCgtgttcagaatggagaacacAGCCTTACTAAAGAGGTAGCCGACGTCCGCGCTGGCCAGGTGCAGGAAGTAGACAGAGAAGGGGCTCCTCTTGATGGAGAAGCCGAAAAACCAGAGGACCAGCCCGTTGCCCACCAGGCCGCACAGACAGAGGAGCAGGAAGATGTAGTTCATGATGGCCGGCGGCGGCAGCATGGTGATCTGCTCGATGGTCAGGAAGCCACGGCTGTAGAGCTCGGGGGCCTCGCTCACGCCGGGACACATCTGTGCAGGTGTGGAGGGGGAGACGCAGTGATGCTGGCtggtcccacccccaccccgcacctGCGTCCAGGTGTGCTAGGCTCCGCCCCCGGGgcttcctgctggctcagaatctgccttcaatgcaggagacccaggtgtgatctctgggtggggaaggttccctagagaaggaaatggcaacccactccaggattcttgcctgggaaatcccacggacagaggagcctggggggctacagttgatggggtagcaaaaagtcagacacgagtgagcgattGAGCATGCGCGCATGCAGGCTCCACCCCCAAACCCGCGCCAGCATCTAGGTATGCTAGGCTCCACCGCAAACCACATCTGCTTCCAGGTGTGTTGCTCCTGATGACAGACTTGGCTTTGGAGCAACTAATTGGCTCCAACTGGAGCAGAAGACACCCCTGATTCTAGCACTCTGTGCCCCTGAGTCTGGAGGGGGCAGCCTACTGGAGTGATGGTGAAAACAGTGAAAATGATCAGTCCCTCATCAAGGGACCTGACATCCCACTGCCCAGAAAATGTCCATATTATGCAAGAAAACCGAGGAGCCTTTCTACACTGAAGGAAACTGAAGCGGCGTGACCAGTCATTGCAGGGTGTGAGCCTGGATTGTACTGTGGGTCTAGCCACCGTTGTGGAGGCGATTACGGGAATGACTGGGAAGTGTGAATATGAACCATGTCTCCAGATAATGGTATTGGACCCATGCTGCACTTTCTGAACAGTAATGCACTGAAAACGCTGTACAGAAAATGCACTGTTGCTGCATGGGAGGGTCCTTGATCTTAAGAAGACATAGGCTGTTTGGGGGCAAAGGGCATTGGAGTCtgtaatttactttctttttaaaaacttttaaaatatgtattcggctgtgctgagtcttagttgcggtGCATAGGATCGCCACTCTTGTGGCATACAGCGTCTTTAACTGTGACATACGATCTCTtaattgcggcatgtgggatctagtcccctgaccagggatcgaacctgggtgccctgcattgagagcttggagtcttagccactggatcaccagggaagtccctgtaatgtACTTTCAAATAGCTTTGGGAAAGAAAGTATCTTCAATgcacttataaaacagaaagagactcacagacttcaagaATGAACTAATGGTTGCTGGgagagaagggatagttagggagtttggcatggacatgtacacactgctgtatttaaaatgtataaccgACAATATAGCACAtggactctgctcagtgttatgcggcagcctgggTGAGAGGGGAGCTCGGGGGAGAACGGATACTTGTATGTGcgtatgtatacgtatggctgagtcctttccgctgttcacctgaaactgtcacgtTAGTTTGTGGCTATTCCCCGACACAAAatgaaaggttttaaaaaaagatactagATAGAAAGCACAAGTGACAACAGGCTAACAGAGTCGATAAAGGTTTATGCGAATTTACAAAACTTGCAATTTTTCTACTAAAACatgaaaacatttattcaaaAGAGCAAAATCACTTGCAAGTTACCAAAAGTGACCCTTGACCCACAGTGGGATCAGAGAGACCTAGGGAATCAGGGTGGTCCCCTGCTGGGTCTGGGTGACCCTTTGGTTTTCTGGATCATGAGGAAACTGGGTCTGGCCAGGGGGTCCCTCGAGGAGGAGACGCTGGAGGCAGTGGCTATTTATAGAGCTGTGGGGGAGCGCTTCGGTGGTTTGACACTTGGTCTGGCTGTGTGAGTCCATCTGGCTAAATGTCAGTCTTGGCTGCAGGGTCTGGGCTGGCGTAGAAATGCATGAAGGTGGGTCAGGTGCAAGAAACCGGCGAGTGGGGGGGCAATGGCAGAGCAGAGGGCACCTGTCCTGAGCAAGTAGGCAGCCGCCCTGCTCCAGCTGGGGGGCTCTAGGGGGCACTGGCAGACTGAGTGACGGATCATCtctccccccactccccagagAAGTCAGAACTCGAGACTGTAAATTccgtgtgtgtgcgctcagtcatgttcgactctttgtaaccccatggactgcagcctgccaggctcctctgtccatgggattctccaggcaagaatactggagtggggtgccacttccttctccaggggatcttcctgacccagggatccaagctGCATCtgttgcgtctcctgcactggcaggtggattcttcaccactgagccatctaggaagcctaGATCTTTAAATGTTCTTTATCCCAATGTTTAAGCGTTCAcatctaaaagaaaaaacactctGTGGGCCAAGCACAATGCATCTAAATGCTGGATTCTGTTCTCAGGCTATCTATTTTGACCTCTCATCCCAAGTGGCCGAGGCTGCCCAGAACACCATCACTCCCCTTGCCATACgctggcagacatcactaatccaTCCCAGCACTCTTTCCCACAGAGCCTGAACCTCACCTCCCTCTAAACACCTCCTGGGTATCAGTTCCTACTGCTCATGACTCTCCctccaaaacaaaagcaaaacaaacaaacaaacaaaaagccataAGGTTGTCAGATCAAGCCCACTCTGCTGCTTTCCAGATGGCCTCCCAGCTCTGGCAGAAAGCTGGGTCCTGAAAGATGGCTTTCTGGGCCTGACGCCCCATAACAAAGGGAGAGCACTTTTGGCCCGGCTCCGGTCAAGGGGCATCTGCAAGCAGGGACTGGAGGGTGCTGGTAAACTCTGGGTTGACCCCATGAGCTCAGGGTATGGGGGTCCTAGCCACTACTCAACATTCTCTAAATACATTTACTGATGACTCCACACCTGTCTGTCTGTCAGCTCTCAAACCCCTCgtgctgtgagtgtgtgtgctcagtcgtgcctgactctttgcgaccccatggactgcagcccgccatgtctcctctgtctatgagattttccaggcaagaatactggagtgggttgccatttcctcctccaagggatcttcccggcccagggatagaacctgcatctcttgtattggccGGCAGATTCAGGAAGCCCATCAAacgccttgctgctgctgctactgctaagttgctttagtcatgtccactctgtgtgaccccacagacagcagcccaccaggttctgccatccctgggattctccaggcaagaatactggagtgggttgccatttccttctccaatgcatgaaagtgaaaagtgaaagtgaagtcgttcggttgtgttcgactcttagcgaccccatggactgcagcccactgggtttctccatccatgggattttccaggcaagagtactggagtggtactCCAGTACTACTTCTCCGAAAGGCAAACGCCTTAGCTTGCTCTTATCTCAGCCTTTCCTGTTGGTGGTTCTGAAGAACCTCCTCTTAGCTGGGGAGGAGAGGCATAATCTACAAGACCGCTGACTAAAGGAGTCTGTGAAGGACCAGCTCTGCACCCAAGCGACCCGGGCAGCAGGGCCTGCAGCTGACAAACCAGATCACTCAGAGCCTCTCGCAGGCTGGAAAAAATCTGCAATCCTCTCTGCAGAGTCAGAGCGGGAGGGCCAGTGAGTCACTGGGCGTGAGCTGCCATCCCGGCCACATACCACCTTGTAAAATGCCTGCCTGGAGCCTGGTCCCCTCCCTGGGCTCTGCCTCTTCTCTGGGGGTTTCTGGAGACTCCGGAGCTGGTCCCATCTCTGCTTCCCATGGCGGCCACCCCACAGCGGTCACCATCGGAGGCAGGAGGGGGCTGCAGGCATGGTGGGGAGGTGCCTGGGGCTAGGGCTCAGGTCCTGGGCAGGAGTCCGGGCTCTGCCGGTCCTCTGGACTCACCCCCACTGAGTCACTACACTGGTGTGAGTCTTGGTTTCCTCAAATGTTGTACCCGCTAAACTCAAGAGGTCCTTCCAACTTGAGAGGGTCTTGTCCAGGATTCAGAAAGAACTCCAGAGTTTCCAAGGGCCTCAGAGAAGTAGGGACCGGAGGAGCAAGGGCAGAAGGGATGGGTCAGCCTGATGGACTGTCAGAGTCTCAGCTGCAGGATGGTGCCTGCATGCGGAAGGTAAGCCGTGGCGACTGGACCCTGGGTGACACTGGCAGGGTGGGCCAGAGCCCCCCCGGAGCATGTGACATCGGAGCCCCTTTGGAGCCAGCCTTGTAGGGCCTCCTGGCAGGGCCTAGCTGTGGGAAATAGCTGACCGCCCCATCTCCACAGGGAAGAGAGAACAAGACCTCTGGAGGCTGGTAACACAGGACAGGATTTGAGGGTGTCCAGTGATGAAGGCACTGGGGATCCAAGAACCTGGTAAGCAGTGCCAGGCCACACAGCCCAGAGGGGCCCTGTCTGTCCCGAGCTAGAGGATGGGTTCTGCGTGGCAGAGTGTGTGTAAGCAGGACATACTGGGGCAGCGTGCCCCTCCCATCACATCCATCCCGCACACCCCGGTGGAGGAGCCCCCTCTGTACGGAGCTGATGGAGGGACTTGCCTTGTTCCAGTTGGTGGGGTGGGCCTCCCAGGAGCAGTTTCCAGCCATCTCCAGGCCCGGCCAGTCCACGTTCCTCAGGGCTCCGCTCACAGCTCACCGGCCTGCACAACCCACTGGGCACGGCAGAAAGGGTCGCATCAGGGGGTCAGTGTCCTCCACGCCCAGGTAGACCCCTCCCCAGGCCCGCAGGGCTGTCCCCTTGGAGGGCAGGTTCATGAACCATCCCCTGGTTCCCCAGAGGCAGGGCCTTGTGGGAGGCACGGGGCTTCCTGCTGAGTCCAGAGCAGGTGGCATCGTGTGCACCGCCCCCTCCTTCCCCGGGGGGAGGGGTCCTCATTCACCCCCCTGCTGATACCCTAGTGGCACCTCCTGGGGAAGAAGTCCTTCTCCTTCCCAGCTCTGTCTGACATTTCTGGAGCCAGACGGTACCTGGGGATATGATTGTTCACCTGCACACACTTCTTGGGCACCACCTTTGTGTCCAGCCAGGGGTGGGACAGGGGTTCCGGGCAGTTAGTCCCAGCAGGGAACGTGGGAGAGAAAAGATCATTTCTAgccaggaagacttcctggaggaggagaaggcagcccAGTCACCATCAGCATTGCTGTCATCACCCACCATCAACCCTGGGTCAGTGAGAGCCTGCTTGCGGACACCTGTCCTCCTGTCTGGTCCTGGGTACCAGCGAGGAAGCAGGTGTAGTCACTCCCCCTGTGATGAGGGCAGGGAGGTGAGGTCACCTCcctgggagggtggtggggaggacACTACGGCTTTTCAGATTTGTGTCTGCAGAGCCTAGATGGGCTGAAGAGGCGGGAGGCTGGAGGGGCCAGCCCTGAAGTCGTTAGGGTGGCCCTAGCTCCAGGTTGGAGGAGGAGCAGCTGGACTCGGCCTGGACTTCAGGTCGGGTTGGGGAGGGGGCGGCTGGGAGAAGCGAGGGGTGGCCTGAGACTTGTCCATCCTGGCCGGGCAGAGCTCATTGGTGGACTTGCCACGAGTTCACTCGAATTGACCACGGTCCCCAACTTGAGCTCAGCCTCAACTTGGCAAGCACCCATCCCTCCCACCGTGCAGGCGGGAAACTGAGGCAGTGAGTGGAGGAGGGGCCTTGCGGGGGGGCCCAGCCGGGCGGCGGGGCGCtgggcccctcctcctcctgactCTCCCGGAATTCCAACCCAGGCCGCCACCACCAGTCGAGGCCATCACGCGCCCCTCCGCCTCGGGCCGGGAGGGCGGGCCCGGGCGGGCTCTGGTCATTGGCTGCGCGGAGCGGCCGTTCTCGCGAGCCGCCCGCCCTCTTTAACCACCGGCCTCCCGGAGACCCGGGCGCGGGGTCGCCTGGAGGGGCCACCCCCGGGGCCGCGGGCGGGGCCGGCGCGGACAGCGGGGCTTGCAGCCGATGGCTGCGCGCGGGGTGGGAGCCCTTTTGCGTGAGCCAGCTCGTGAGGCCTGACCAGTGTGGGTCTGCAGATGGCGAaggagcagggcaggggaggggtcgCAGGCGTGCGTATAACTGTGCCCCCTACCCCCGCCCCCGTGGCGGTCTTGACTCTCGTTGGACCCCTGTCCCCGTTGCCACGGACAGATCTCAACCTCCTTCACACGCTGGGACTTGTTGAAACTCTCCGGGTGCCTGCAGCCCTCAAAGTGCCGGCCTCAGCCGGTCTTCCCGCGGAGTAATCGCCCTTCCACCCTCTtctagctcctctgtccctacTCTTCTGCTCATCCTTCCAGACCCACACCACCCCGAGGCCTGGGCCCCAGGCTCGATGTCCTGACTTGGAGGGTCTCCCCTGTTCCCCTCCGGCCAGGCTAgacgccccccaccccactccagcacacagatgcccccccccccaaccccccccagGATTGCTGGCTGGGACCTGCCTGTGATGGGGCTGGGCACGGAGTGTTGACTCCAGGGATGACTGTCGCTGTGTGTGTCTGAGCCCTTGTCGCCCTGCCATGGGCCAGCTGAAAAGCTATTGCACCCTTATGGAGGGACCTGAGAGCCAAGTTGAACTCCACGTGGGCCGTGGAAGGACATGTGTGTGACATGTATGAGGGATGCGTGTGAGCGCGTGTGCTCCTCATGCTGGGATTCAGCCTATGACAGGGCTAGCTTGGGCTAACACAgacaaaagaaaatctgccagTGCAGCTCACTGCTGACCTTCCCTTCAAAGCAGGAGCCCAGGTGGCCTCCGGCTACCTGTCTGCCTCCCCTGGCCTCAGGAAGCCCCGCATCTCTCACTTCCATCCCCTCTGAGCCTGGCCCGCCGGCTAGGCAGGGCTTTgctccaggaggcctggcttGGCGGGAGCCAGCAGCCTCCAGTTCTGCCCTCCGTCTTCCCAGCTCCTTGTCTCCTTGTCTAGGGGGGCTGCCGCCTGGGCTGGGTCTGACAGAGCTGGCTGTGGGGTGGGCTTGCGGCTGTCCCTGCCCCTGGACACAGGGGAGACCTTTCGGAATGCTTCAGGAACAGACAGCTTCGCCCAACGCCAACACCCCACTAGGCACCACCCGCCTGGGAGAAGGTGGGACGCAGCCGCCCAGCCTCCGTGGCTGAATAGCCTCCTTCTCCGCGGCTTATTCCTCGCTGTCCACCCCAGGGCTGGCCCCGAGCTGCTGGAAGCGCAGTCTGCCTGCGTGACAGCAGTGGGATGCTGCCTGCTGGGTGTTTCCCTTCCTGCCCTTCCAGAAAACTCACTTGGATGGCTGGAGGCTGGCGAGAGTAGGGGACGGGGCGGGGGGTCAGGGGGGAGTCCCCACCTCCGGAGGACAGAGCAGGAGCTGGAAGCAGAGGACAGATGGCTTGGGGGTCGGAGTGCCAGGGCCTGCTGCACAAGAAGGGGACTCTCAAGTGGCCCCGTGTCCTCGGAACTCCTGCAGCCTCAGATGCTGACAGCACTGCTCTGGGGGTCTGGGGCGGGGTGCTCCTGCTTTGGGCCATGTGATTTCCAGGGTCTGCCAGCCTTGAAGGTGCCcacctctctccctttccctgccCAGGCCTTCACCCTGCAGCCCTGGCTCCCGAGATGCCCTCCCTGGGCCCCGGGCATGTGGCACTACCTGCAGCTGTGGGTCTGATCCTCGGAGGCCTCCCTTTGGCAGAGGGCTCCTCCCGCGATGTCCACCTCTGGTCCTGGACCACCCGGGCGGGCAGGCCAGCCCGGGGCACTGCCCGGAGGCTCAGGAAAGGCGAGCTCGGACTGCAGGAGAGCCtcgcctgcctgcctgctggaGGAGATGGCTTTGGAAGTGTAACCCGCCCCAAACCCAATTCCAGGCCCGGCAGGAGGGGGCGGGgacggggaggagagggaggggccgAGCTGGGATGAGGCTTTGGGAAGGAATGCCCCGCTCCggacccccccgcccccaactcccCCGAGCCCCACTGGGAACTCAGCTCCCTGCCTGGTGACTTCACGTTGGCCCGAGCACTGCGGCCCGAGTCCAGCTGTGAATCTGCAGCTCCGAGGGGCTGCCCGCTGCACGCGGAGAGAGAGCACCAGGCTCTCCGCTTGCCCGGTGCCTTCCCTTGGCCCCTCCCTGGGCATCTCTGGGCGTGCAGGTCTCagggtgggggtgcagggggtGGAGTGAGTCCCCACCTGTACCCAGGGACTGATAACGGAGCAGCCAAGGAGGCAGCAGGGCGAGGGCTCCAGGGTGGGGCAGCTCAGGGACTTCGGAGAGGCCGACCGGGTGGCTGCACAGCAGTGCCACCCAGGTGGTACCCCACACCCGCTTCCACCTCGGAATCTGCCCAGGGCCCCCCTGAGGGCTTCTGGAGCCAGGAATTCCCTTTTCCCAGCCCTAATAGCAATCAGATGGCGCAAGTGGAAAATCACAGCGCTTGCTTGGGGCCCGAACCCAGCGGGGAAATTGGCGGGGCTGAGGTGACTGGTGCGTGCGCCGCTCGGCGGGAGGATGAGTCAGCCTCCCCCGACCCGGGCGAGCCCCTCGCGGGGTCCTGGGGCACTGAGCcaaagcctgggggtggggggcggcggcGCAGGGGCCAGAGCGGGGTGGCCTTGAGGAGTGGGAGGGTGAGGAGCGGCTTTCCCaggcagccaccagggaaggctccgCTGCCCTGGACCGACTTTCTCATGGCCCCGGGGAGCCCGGGGGAATTCTGAGCACAGCCTCTGCGGAACACACGGTGCCCAGGCTGGGGGCTGCCTCGGCGGGCCTCGGAAAGAGAACCCAGACACGAAGCTCGCCTGCACCTGGCCTGGGCCTGCAGCAGCCCCGCGCCCAGAGGAGCACGATGTTCCTGCCCCGTGTGAACTTCCGAGGGGGCTCGGATTGTTCCCTACTGGGCCGGGCTGGCCtcccaggggcgggggcgggggggttcTGCTTTtagggaggggttgggggggaggaGTCGAGGATGCTGCAGTTCACGGCCACGCCCGAGGAGGAGTGGGAGGAGAGGCTGGggaccctcccctcctctcccaagCTGGCCAGCTGGGGCCCAGCTGGGCCGCTTGTTTACACGCGGaggccagggggtggggtggggggccaaCCCGGGCAAGTTCCAAGTGTAATTGAGTTTGGACTCTTAAAAGGAATTGTGTGAAGTGGGCAGCAGCTCTGAAGTCCACCACCTTATTTGGTATGGAAATCTGTTTCTCTCAAAAGTAAGCAGAGGCGCTTGTAAATGGGAAAGCCACCCTTTGCCTGGGTGTGCTGCGTCCCACTGC
The genomic region above belongs to Bos taurus isolate L1 Dominette 01449 registration number 42190680 breed Hereford chromosome 29, ARS-UCD2.0, whole genome shotgun sequence and contains:
- the MRGPRF gene encoding mas-related G-protein coupled receptor member F (The RefSeq protein has 1 substitution, 1 frameshift compared to this genomic sequence); amino-acid sequence: MAGNCSWEAHPTNWNKMCPGVSEAPELYSRGFLTIEQITMLPPPAIMNYIFLLLCLCGLVGNGLVLWFFGFSIKRSPFSVYFLHLASADVGYLFSKAVFSILNTGGFLGPFADYVRAVSRIVGLCMVLTGVSLLPAISSERCLSVVFPTWYWRRRPKRLSAVVCSLLWALSLLVTCVHNYFCVFLGRQASGAGCTHMDAFLGILLFLVFCPLMVLPCLALILHVECRARRRQRSAKLNHVILAVVSVFLVSSIYLGIDWFLFWVFRIPAPFPEYVTDLCLCINSCAKPVVYFLAGRDKSQRLWEPLRVVFQRALRDGAEPGEAGGGTPNTVTLEMQCPSGNAS